Below is a window of Streptomyces sp. NBC_01429 DNA.
GGGCGGGCGCGCTCGGCGACGACCGGGCCGGGGCGTGCCGGGCACTCGACCGGCCGCACGCGTGCCACCACGTCCGGCTGTCCGCCGGGGACGTACGCGATCCGCACAGGAGCCCGGCCGACCAGGGCGCGGCGGTCAATCTCGTACTGCCCGTCGCCGTGGTGCTCGGCTCCGCGGGCGTCGCCGCGTACACGTACACCAAGCGCAAGCGGCGGATGGCGCGCCGCACGACACCGGGCGGCGGGCGCGCTCTCAGCGGGCGCGGCCGCGCCCGCTGAGAGCGCGCCCGCCGGGCCGCCCGGGACCGCGCCCTCAGAACATGCTCAGCAGCTGCTCCACCGTCGGCTCCGCCGCCGTGCCCCCGTCGGGCAGGGCGAGTTCGAACCAGACCGTCTTGCCGCGCGGGGTACGGCGCGAGCCCCACGCCGCGCTCATCAGCCCGACCAGTTGCAGCCCCCGGCCGCCCTCGTCGGTGTCGCGGGCCCTGCGGCGCCTGGGCTGCACCAGGCCCGCGTCCCACACCTCGCAGACGAGGGTGCGGTCGCGCAGCAGCCGCAGCCTGATCTCGCCCTCGCCGTACCGCAGGGCGTTGGTGACCAGCTCGCTGACGAGCAGTTCGACCGTGTCGACCAGCGGTTCGAGGTCCCAGGCGACCAGCTGCGCACGGGAGAGTTCCCGGGCCCGGCCGACCGAGCGCGGCTCGCGCGGCAGCCGCCAGTCACCGACCGCCTCGGTGGGCAGCCCCTGGATACGGGCCATCAGCAGGGCGATGTCGTCCTCGCCGTGCCGGGTGTCGAGGGTGTTCAGCACGTGGTCGCAGACGTCCTCCAGGGGCCGGCCCTGGTTGGCGAGGGCCGCCCGGAGCGCGGTGAGCCCCTCGTCCAGCGGCTGGTCCCTGGACTCGACCAGCCCGTCCGTGTAGAGCGCGAGGAGCGCTCCCTCCGCCAGATCCACCTCGACCTGCTCGAACGGCTCGCCGCCCACCCCGAGCGGCATCCCCGGCGGTACGTCGAGCATCAGCGCCTCCTCGCCCGGTTCGACCACGGCGGGCGGCAGATGCCCGGCGTTGGCGAACGTGCAGCGCCGGGTGACCGGGTCGTAGACCGCGTACACACAGGTGGCGAGGTAGACCTCGGAGAGGTCCGCGTCCCGTGACTTGTGCGCGACGCGCGACGCCTGCTGGGCCCCGCTGGGCGTGCCGAGGCCGCGGGCGATCTCGTCCAGCGCGGAGAGCACCTCGGCGGGCTCCAGATCGAGCAGCGCCAGGGTCCTTACGGCCGTACGGAGTTCGCCCATGGCGACCGCGGCGCGCAGACCGCGTCCCATGACGTCGCCCACGACCAGCGCGGTCCGGTGGCCGGGCAGCTCGATGACGTCGAACCAGTCGCCGCCGACCTCGGTGGCCGTGGTGCCCGGCAGATAGCGGCAGGCGATGTCGAGACCCGCCGCCTCGGGGTCGCCGGGCGGCAGCAGGCTGCGCTGGAGGATCAGCGCGCGCTCGTGCTCCCTGCGGTAGAGGCGGGCGTTGTCGATACAGACGGCGGCGCGCGCGGCCAGCTCCACGGCCAGGAAGCGGTCCCGTTCGCCGAACGGCTCGCTGCCCTTCGTACGGGAGAACTGGACCAGCCCGATGACGGTGTCGTGCGCGACCATCGGGACGGCGAAGCTGGACTGGACCAGGCTGCCCGCCTCGCCCGGGATGGTCTGCACCTGTCCGGTGCGCAGGGCGTTCGCGCTGAGCGAGCTGAAGGGGAAGCGGTGGACCGCGCCGACGTCCGGCGGTACGTACCCCTCGTCGTCGGTGCCGACGGGACCCGTCAGCGGCCCGTCGGAGACGGCGCTCGCGAAGCCGACCCTGCGCAGCCGGGCGCTGCCGCCGCCGGACTCGGCGCCGGAGGACTCCCAGCGCCCCGGCGGCGCCTCCTCGCCGGTGATCAGCGACTGGTACAGGTCGACGGAGGCGAGGTCGCAGAAGCCGGGCACGGCGACGTCGAGCAGCTCGCGGGCGGTGGTCTCCAGATCCAGCGAGTTGCCGATCCGGGCGCTCGCCTCGTTGAGGAGCGCGAGATTGCGGCGGGCGCTGGCGGCCTCGCGGGCGGCGGCGTGCCGGTGCGTGACATCGGTGCCGACCCCGGCGATGCCGAGGACGTTCCCGGAACCGCTGTGGACGCGGTAGAGGTTCAGCGACCAGTTGCGGCGCTCCTGGTCGGCCGGCCTGACGCCGACGATCGGCAGGTCGGTGACGGACTCCCCCGTCTCCAGGACCCGCTGGAGCGCGGCGGTCAGCCGGTCGGCCTCGGAGCGGGAAAGGTAGTCGTACGCCGTGCGGCCCCGGTGATCGGTGACCCCGCCGCCGAAGACGGTGGCGAAACGCTGGTTGGCGCGCTGCACTCTGAGGTCCGTGCCGAACAGGAGAAACCCGAAGGGAGATTGGCCGAAAATAGCCTGCGACGATGCCAGGTCGGTTTCGATCCGGCGCAGCGCGCGGACGTCCACGACGATGCAGAGCGCGGCCCGTTCGCCGGTCTCCGTCTCACTGGGCATCACATAGACCTCGGCGAGCCCCGGCTCCCCGCGCCCGCCGGGCGCACGGAAGGGGAGCAGCCCGGTCCACTCCTTGCCGTCGAGGATCTCCCGCACCTTGCGGCGCCCACGCGTCCGCTGATCGGCGGGCATGAGCACCTCAACGGGGTCCCTGCCTCTGACCTCGTGCGCGCCCATGCCGAACAGCTCGGTGGCCCGTTGGCTCCACTGATCGACCAGACCGTCCGGGCCGATCGAGAACGAAGCGGCCTTGATGTAGTCATAGATCGAGCCGGGCGGACTGCTCTGCCATACGACGTCGCCCGCCGCCCCAGATATCTCGCTCACGCGACCGTCCCCTCCAGCTCACGCACCGGACCGGCCTTGCCCGCAGTATTCAGCACTACGGCCCCGGCCGGCACGCCGTTCACGATCACAGCACAGTCTCGCTCTTTTTGAGCCGAGTCGGGCGTGATCGTTGTCCCTTCACACTTCTAACCAGAGAGGGGCAGCTCGAACCACACGGTCTTACCTGTCTTCCCACGTCGCGTTCCCCAACGGCGTGCGGAACAGGCCACGAGACGCAGCCCCCGGCCGCGCTCGTCGTCGGGTCCGGGGGCGCGCTCGACGGGAGGATCGGGAAGCGGATCGGAGATCTCCACCAGCAGGTCGCCGGGCCCGGCGACTTCGGCGGCATCGGCGGCATCGACAGCCTCGGCGACTTCGGCGACTTCAGCGGCTTCGACGGCTTCAGCGGCTTCGGCAAGTGGCGCGGGCGCGGCGGCTTCCGCCGGTACGGCGGTCCGCGCGCCGCCGAGCACCAGCCGTACCCCGATCGGCCCCGACGCGTACCGCAGGGAGTTGGTCATCAACTCGCTCACCAGCAGGACGGCCATCTCCGCGACCGCGACGGGCAGACTCCAGCCGCGGAGCGTGTCGCGCACGACATGGCGGGCGGTGCGCACGGCGTCGGGTTCGGCGGGGAAGGTCCACTCGGCACACGCACCGTTCTCCGTGTCGATCAAGCCGACCACATCCCGAACAGACGGGGGACCCGCGCCTTCTGGGGCGGTAAATATTCACTTACCCGATAATCGGGACAATTACCATCCCGAGGCGGGCAGCAGCCGGGCGGCCTCGGCCACGGCCGGGCGGTCCTGGTCGAGCCAGTCCACCGCGTGGATCTCGTCGGGGCCGAGCCAGCGCAGCTCGTCGTGGTCCTCAAGGGGCCGGGGCTCACCGGAGAGCAGCCGGACCGTCCACACCTGGAGCACCAGACCGGGCTTCAGCGGCCACTCGCCGGGGATCCGCTCCACCGGCCGCGCCTCCACGCCGAGTTCCTCGCGCAGCTCGCGCACGAGGGCCTGCTCCGGCAGCTCCCCCGGCTCCAGCTTTCCGCCGGGCAGCTCCCAGCGCCCGGCCAGCTCGGGCGGCGCGCTCCGGCGAGCGGCCAGCAGCCGCCCCCGGTCGTACACCGCGCCCGCCA
It encodes the following:
- a CDS encoding SpoIIE family protein phosphatase; amino-acid sequence: MSEISGAAGDVVWQSSPPGSIYDYIKAASFSIGPDGLVDQWSQRATELFGMGAHEVRGRDPVEVLMPADQRTRGRRKVREILDGKEWTGLLPFRAPGGRGEPGLAEVYVMPSETETGERAALCIVVDVRALRRIETDLASSQAIFGQSPFGFLLFGTDLRVQRANQRFATVFGGGVTDHRGRTAYDYLSRSEADRLTAALQRVLETGESVTDLPIVGVRPADQERRNWSLNLYRVHSGSGNVLGIAGVGTDVTHRHAAAREAASARRNLALLNEASARIGNSLDLETTARELLDVAVPGFCDLASVDLYQSLITGEEAPPGRWESSGAESGGGSARLRRVGFASAVSDGPLTGPVGTDDEGYVPPDVGAVHRFPFSSLSANALRTGQVQTIPGEAGSLVQSSFAVPMVAHDTVIGLVQFSRTKGSEPFGERDRFLAVELAARAAVCIDNARLYRREHERALILQRSLLPPGDPEAAGLDIACRYLPGTTATEVGGDWFDVIELPGHRTALVVGDVMGRGLRAAVAMGELRTAVRTLALLDLEPAEVLSALDEIARGLGTPSGAQQASRVAHKSRDADLSEVYLATCVYAVYDPVTRRCTFANAGHLPPAVVEPGEEALMLDVPPGMPLGVGGEPFEQVEVDLAEGALLALYTDGLVESRDQPLDEGLTALRAALANQGRPLEDVCDHVLNTLDTRHGEDDIALLMARIQGLPTEAVGDWRLPREPRSVGRARELSRAQLVAWDLEPLVDTVELLVSELVTNALRYGEGEIRLRLLRDRTLVCEVWDAGLVQPRRRRARDTDEGGRGLQLVGLMSAAWGSRRTPRGKTVWFELALPDGGTAAEPTVEQLLSMF
- a CDS encoding ATP-binding protein, whose product is MVGLIDTENGACAEWTFPAEPDAVRTARHVVRDTLRGWSLPVAVAEMAVLLVSELMTNSLRYASGPIGVRLVLGGARTAVPAEAAAPAPLAEAAEAVEAAEVAEVAEAVDAADAAEVAGPGDLLVEISDPLPDPPVERAPGPDDERGRGLRLVACSARRWGTRRGKTGKTVWFELPLSG
- a CDS encoding (deoxy)nucleoside triphosphate pyrophosphohydrolase, whose amino-acid sequence is MADRVVVAGAVYDRGRLLAARRSAPPELAGRWELPGGKLEPGELPEQALVRELREELGVEARPVERIPGEWPLKPGLVLQVWTVRLLSGEPRPLEDHDELRWLGPDEIHAVDWLDQDRPAVAEAARLLPASGW